The nucleotide sequence ATTGCCCGCGGtatgttgaaaatttgcggaaaaatgACCCGCTGCAAAAGTATTAATTATTAGCTGCATtatctatatttaattattaatattagcaagaattcaaaaaaaaaatccacGGGCCGCAAAAAAATATCTGAAAgtccgcatgcggcccgcgggccgcactttgcccacccctggtagctagtaaaataagattacactacatgtaaatcaaaatgtaaattcgtacaggttgaaacaaattttatatcaaagtttaggtgggtacaaaagatattttcaagaaagtatccaaatcatataaggggatcattgtttaaataattaaaaaggggtcatttttgcacaatatttacttttttaactgctgaggtaatttacattttaatgaaggtctttaggGTTTTTTTATACAAAGCTGAAGGACAAATATTTtacctaagacttactaaattaaatttgatctccaatttatttaaataattatatctaaaatttaaaaatttgcaaaaaagtattttttgcgttttaaataagcagtATAAGTTACTTTATTTAATAGAagaagttgcgctatattaccagtaataagcaaaaaaaaattggttaaaaaatatttaataatttatgagatatttcatttgtttatcaaatgttactatattttcaattgcaaaaacgcggttgttaccaaaagaatataaaactGTGTAAAACCTCGTTACTCTTATTTTTATGTacattttcgataaatgtattgataaattcaaatttcaatgtaactcccctctaaaatgacatttgaaaattgttctaatttgtttataatttggtttttttaataacgtcacgggaattaaacattttgaaatgctgttccGATAATCCGGCTCCTGGGAATtattcactaattaacaaattttttttgtcgttttttttcttctttttttttcttatagtaaaagatatagttttgcttatagaggAGGTTTCATTAAAAATGTGCAATCTCTGAGTtgtcgattctagacctcaaaatattaagatttaaccaaaatcacttgaataaaatatggctccttattgagttacagggtgttttatttaaaatttaaaaatgatttttgctcagtattttaaaactattcgacatatccatttcatacttggtagaaagtgtaggtactatacaccctatgaaattttgttaaatacaggtttccggctattaccagaggcgtacgacaggcggACAGGGGAAtgcaaatggttgacccttcccaaattctacgtcactggcggaattgccattttagcgcaatttttagattctcccatACTCTCAATGTAAATAACTTACTTTTCACTCgtaacaataaagtcattagttttcgagatatttgaagttaaacatgtgacggcacagttattttattttgattaaggttttgtgccgcttaatttttaatttgaaatatctcgaaagataatgattttatcgttaagactaaagagtatattattcatttttaacaataaaatcattagtttttgagatatttgaaactaaaaattaagcGGTACAATATACATtattacaatatacaatatacaaataATGTATTAATCAAAATGACTAAATAACTGTGCccttacatgtttaacttcaaatatctcgaaaactaatgactttatcgttacgagtaaaGAGGATCTTATTTACATAGACAGTATTGCAGAAtttaaaaattgtgctaaaatggcaatttcaccagtgacgtagaatttgggaagggtcaaacaTTTGCTTTCTCCTCTccgcctgtcgtacgcctctggtaatagccggaaacctatatttaacataatttcatagggtgtatagtacctacactttctaagtatgaaaaagatatgtcgaacagttttaaaatactgagcaaaaataatttttaaatttttaaataaaacaccctgtaactcaataaggagccatattttattaaggtgattttggttaaatcttaatattttaaggtCTAGAATCggcaactcagagattggacattcttaatgaaaccctctctataagcaaaactatatcttttactataaggaaaaaaaataagaagaaaaaacgacaaaaaaatttgttaattagtgaaaaattcccaggaacccgatTATCGGAACagaatttcaaaatgtttaatccccgcgacgttattaaaaaaacaaattataaacaaattagaacaattttcaaatgtcattttagaggggagttaaattgaagtttaaacttatcaatacatttatcgaaattatgcataaaaataaaagtaatgagattttaagcaggtttatattcttttggtaacaaccgcgtttttgcaattgaaaatatagtaacaattgataaacaaattaaatatctcataaattattaaatattttttaaccaatttttttttgcttactaCTGGTAACATATCGCAACTTatcctattaaataaaatatttttatagtgcttatttaaaacgcaaaaaaatattttttgcaaatttgatttttaaattttatacataattatttaaataaatagagggtcaaatttaatttattaagtcttaggtgaaagatttgtccttcagctttgtagaaaaaaccctaaagaccttcattaaaatgtaaattacctcagcaattaaaaaagtaaatattgtgcaaaaatgacacctttttaattatttaaacaatgatcccctcatatgatttggatgcttttttgaaaatatcttttgtattcacctaaactttaatataaaatttattccaacctgtacggaattacattttgattctttttttattttattaggctagtAGATTCAATTTGCCCtttataaaaattcactttagcaattaaaacaaaaaaatgaaggcAGTTTATGCTTCATTTCAGTTCAGGAATGATCAATCGTCCCCTTACGCCCGTTTCACCCTCTCCAGGGATCTTTAGAGGGGCTATATGATCTGCTCTAGATGAGCAGATCAAATAAACAAGGACATTGAACCCCATAAGTATGTCAGAGTGGGAAGAATATCACAAATCCCTATTGACGGAAGCACAGAGACTTCAGAACAGATCCAATAGACGAAGACAAAGTATAGCCAGTTAGGTTGTATAAATAATACTAATTATTGTTGAATTTACCTCCGTTTTACTATATATCCTTATTCTTTGATTTAGCTGCTGCAGTCTAAATTTTAATGCTTCTCCTATCAACATTATAAAAACATCAATATAATTCCATAAAAAAGTGGTCTGGACATTAATGAACTAAAACAgataaaaaaatttgatataagaaaCTTAATAAGTTTCTAAGATTATTTCactcataggagattctgaccaatagaaagctacagaaacaaaagttaaagtgataatttttgataatatcccgtcgtaaAGTACattacgtcagatacccttcgttgctacgaaaaaaatacattcagtgacattaatgataattaatgttttaaaagttataaaagtgatgactttcaaccgtcaaatatttataacaactgtgtgtataattgtactaatttgtacttacatatgtaaataaattacaataaaattttggttataaacagttttattcatgaaataatcacagcaaattgcactcgatctctaaaattattatcgaattgttgtcctcgtgacactttgacataatttcactccccttcgggtcgtgacattaaaactgtcaaagtgtcactcgggaaaaattcgataatttcagagctcttgtgcaattactactgataatttcttgAAATTCAGCTTAAAAGTTCTGTTccacatttaaaatattatttttatattgttaatataatattaagaaaaatgatTATTAATTATCTCACCTCCAGTAAGCAGCCTAACCAAAAATTATACTTAACAAGAGAAAAAGCTGCACTATAGCTTGATTGGAAATAATATCTGATTCCTTCTGAGATTGAGGCACTTGCTGCAAACGAGGATTTTAAAACGGCAGCTGTCACCAAATAATGTTCCACTAAAAATGgtcaaacaaattaaaaattaaaaacactgAGCAGTTTGTCTTGTTCTTATCGACCACGGAGGAAATCACGATTTCCTCCCCAAAAATGATAATATTTTTTTCCCTAAAATATGACACTGAGGAGGAAAAAACTGGAAGTAGGATTAAATGGTGGTCAGTTTGATAGTTCagaaaaataaggaaaaaaatatcctcttggtgacacaaccccctccaggccgaaactaaattttttgagtagtatggacatcgataataataacctatatgtttcctgcagccgattttgatgatatacatagttataaacaaatgaagatcaaaaaacggtaaagtttcgcttttttcgtctatacgctctgagcttcgctggtgtcgctcctggcggattactaattcaactttcaccggtaatttttaaatttattatttaattgttatcgcttaatatttacaacgctaaaaagtaattaaattgtaacagctttttttagattttgctaatcattttgacgttctattgatgaaatattaatttgttacttcggatactttcacaattatcgtgtagatggcgctaagattaatttataattacatattacggaacattaaaaaacgtaaattcagtatttaaaacgtaagtatatttaaggtaaaaatatataccacagctttgaccaactaatattttttataattaatgtttttaattttaattttaaattaatcactttgacatttgtcaaatttccggtaaacgtttacagacctgccactactggcgctcgcgaatttataaatatcccctctacgtacgagctctcagcgtataaccaaaaagttaagtattttaaacaaatttgagagtgagaaactcataaatcgtataaaaaactttaatatggcgttcactgaatatgtctatccttattggttgcttagaaaattgcaaaataaataataaattttgaggatttataaatattcataacttatgtaaaaatttacttagaacgttcttattacacggaatactgagacttctggtgcttacatgataccctaaattccaaagcaattggtcaaatagtttaaaaggtatttaatttgtttatcccaaattaattttttttgcaacgctataactcagaaaatgatgaagttacactaatactttggatagtttatgaaagaagaagatttatactattaatttaattaaaaaagatgacaaaaagtaattctaaatagtgcaaaattattttgaaaaacaagTGAATTATAAaaaggggggggggggctaacttcgtccctaattatcctaggacaattgtttttctttctaaatgtgtataaaaattcagtatttccaaatatgaaaaaataatttttctacgggtaacggttaaaaagttattctaattgtttataggtaagcaaaaaatcgacgtgtttttgcaaaataattttacactgtttaaaattactttttgtcatttttctttaattaagtcaatagtataaaatTTATACTACAGATTTAAGAACATttaatgttcttcttccataaactgtcagaagtcttactgtaacctcatatttttctgacttatagtgttgcaaaaaaatatgaatttgggataaacaaattaaataacttttaaactatttgaccaattgttttgaaatttagaatataatttaagcaccagaagtctcagcaattcgtgtaataagaaggttctaagttaatttttacattagttatgaataattataaaaactcaaaatttatgatttattttgcaattttctaagcaaccaataagaatagacatattcagcgaacgctatatttaaattttttagacgatgtatgagtttcttactctcaaatttgtttaaaattcttaactttttggttatagacgaaaaaagcgaaaatttaccgttttttgatcttcatttgtttataactatgtatatcatcaaaatcggctgcaggaaacataaaggttattaatatagatgtccatactactcaaaaaatttggtttcggcctggaaaggggtgtgtcacgagaaaaatcttatttctctggactatgaaTTCAGAAACGGACTGGAAACCAGAGAGactttatttgtttttaatgtgCAGTTTCAAGACATTTCTTGTACCAATTCCTTTGTCTTTCCAATGTAGtagatatttttttcttattatttttcaatGAGGTGAAAAGCTTCCTATCTTTGGTATTTTTTCGTGAAACTTATCCCTGTACCAATAATGTCTTTCTTCTATTCTTTTGCCTTTACTTTCTACCCAATTTACTCCTATTTACTTTAGATTCTTCCTCTTTTTCATCTGTTTCATATTAAAAATACCCTAAACATTACGCACCAAATCACAAATGTTTTATATTACCTGTGGCTAGAATCAACACTGCAATCGCAATGctgtttaatttttgtttcaaaCTTCCAGGGGCTTCCATATTTGACAATCTAGTTTCCACTTTGTTCCATTCTTTGACATAGTCTGGCCACTCAAaggttaatttaaaaaatagtagtgCCTGAATTGTAGCGTTGATGAAAAATATAACGCCCtctaaaaagcaaataatttaaatgtataatatacatttataatatacatataatatacatattatgtatgtaaATGTATCGTATCGTATAAGCCAATATTCCGTTTACCAAAACCTAGTCGACAAAGGTTAGTCACGTCATATTTAAATTTGTAGATTTAGCCATaaggctcacactccctctaaggggaaaattgactcatcccagatacctacggtatcaaaaggagaGCTCTGGTGgtactctttccgtgttatcgagcactaggtgacttggtatgcaggtgtatctcccaaaaattctcgtacacatctggccgttgcgagtagtacagctttctgcatggtcttgtaaatatgttcatttagacccagcctttttattctttcgaggaggttcttcggaatgactccagtagtagacataataataggtatcgtctgggtactttgcattcttcattgtcttcgtatttgaatttccagatctctgtacttggcgatcttttcagtaaatttactacgtagattattgttgttaggtatcgccacatcaattagtgttgtttgtctggttaatttattaactaatacgagatctggtctattatgtgccactgtttggtctgtgagcacagtgcggtcccagtatagcttgtagttgccatcctcccggggacgtattgataatatgggagatggtccgtttggagaagtcccagcttgatagctatctcctgatgaaggatttttcccactgcgtcatgccgttccttgtattcagttgcagcaaatgcctggcagccccctgtaatatgttggatggtttcttgggcttgacatccatatcggcatctgccGTTTTGAACacgagggtctttgacgatatatttcagataatttctggttggtataacctgatcctgaatggccagtaatgaaccctccgtttcagggaacatctttcctgatgtcaaccaatagttcgatgCTGTATTGTCGATATAGTCTTGGTTAACCTTATTGGGATGTCGCCCATGCAGAGGTTTACTCAttcaggtgcgcattttttcgtcttaagtgaggtggtttatgcgcatttctggttcgctcattttgatcggtgttgtgtcatctactgcgcagatagtgcgatgtagagtagatgtctcagcttgcatctgaaaataagttcttaaattagcaatttgtttatctaattgctcacctgtatccataagtcctcttcctcctagattcttCCTTCTAGTAATGTCGTtttttctactgcacttttaggatggtgtttttgtaccttcgtgaggtgtgttcttacttttcgctgaagattctctatgtccgtttttgttcACTTAAAAATGCCAAACGAATGGCTCAGCGCGGAACATgtgtaggtgtttagtgccttaaacaaatttctactgttaaggtgtgaacgaagcagctactttacccttcgtataaactcagtagttatatcaattttcagtaatttgcttatggtcaattgtccgcgcttgctttactccaagatatttatacatatcgttttcacccatggcctcgatattctggccattttgcatatcgaatccaccgggctgtacctttcccctgactatattcaaaacacggcacttgtctagtccgaagtgcatactaatgtcatttgaaaaggattctacagttcttagcatctcatctagttggtttcgagtggaagccagaAATTTGTAGATATTAATGACTTATTATTAAATGTGTGTATGCTATTCTCTGTGTTATGTTACTTGTTTTAAATACTTACCTAAGCTCAACAGATCATGGTGTTCAGGGACGTTTTTGTAGGTGGTAATAATCGTGATGAAAAAAATACCGATTAACATTAAAATCGAATACACCATTCTCCAGTAGCACCATTTAATTTTAAGGGATTCATAAGTGGCTCCCCCTACGTAGAGTGGAAACAAACCAAACACTTGTCCTATCTGGAGCGGAAGTTTCATTGCAGAGTGAAGAGTGTTATTTTCTATTTTTGAGTGAAGTAGAAGATTGTCTGCTTGTGGTTTGGATGTGGCATATAAatacattttctaaaaaattagTATGTTAtgaatattattttattgtgataataggctattgattatattcaaaataagatagctaaaaggaactacaacgttaacggggtattattatttgatttggtcaatggacatctacatatgaaaaaaccgcggagtgctaccatttaaaggggagCATTTTTGAGAAAtgagtgaattagtccctgggcacaggttatattagggtaagttctatgcagttttggtacaaatacgtctacataaaaattgttcctggttaaatttcctatctaaatatagctttttaaagtcaaagatacttttttttacaaaaatatattcaaaataaaaagcacaaagaaacccaaaagaaagaaattttgttttttgtcccatgacttttgtccacggggatataggtatagatattgcttcacagaaaagaaacttacatattttctctttaaaatgatgtttggtagaggtcattaggatttacagttttcgaaatatgatttttcaaagtttgccactcacagcaattttgggcaattttccttgttatttcgcaaatatcgttctgtaacttttttctacgtaacttttgcgtatatgcaatggtacacgtaataggaatagaaatcaattacctttaaaatggtctactgtataacgttgtacgacttttttttaaagagattatggtttttcaaggttttatacttttaaagattttttttataatataatataaaaataaaataaaattattatacatataatatattatatattatatattatacagggtgtaacaaaaatacaggtcataaattaaatcacatattctgggacccaaaatagttcgaatgaacctaacttaccttagtacaaatatgcacagaaaaaaagttatagccctttgaagttacaaaataaaaatcgattttttcgaatatatcgaaaactattagagattttctatcgaaaatagatatgtggcattcttatgacaggatcatcttaaagaaaaattacagttcaatttgtgctccccataaaaattttatgggggttttgttcccttaaacccccccaaacttttctgtacgtttcaattaaattattattgtgataccattagttaaattcaatatttttaaaacttttttggctcttcatattttttcgataaggcagtttttatcgagttgcagcttcttttttaatatgtttacataaaaattttatgggggttttgttcctttaaaccccccaaatgtttgtgtacgctccaattaaactattactgcgataccattagttaaacaaaatgtttttaaaacttttttgcctctttgtattttttcgagaaggcaccttttatcgagatatggcttcttttttaatacggttcaaaatatacctaaaaatgtaaatcatacaataatttttcatattattaccaagtatccataatcgtacttaaccatatacaaatatgtggtggatttgacaaatattcaaaatatctcgataaaaactgactttccgaaaaagtactaagaaccaaaaaagttttagaaatattgtgtttaagtaatggtactacaataataatttaattggaacggacacaaaagtttggggggtttaaaggaactaaacccccataaaatttttatagggtgtccaaatttccctataattttttcttgaaatgctactgtcataagaatgttatatgtccattttcaataaaaaaactttaatagttttcgatatattgaaaaaaatcgattttcattttgtaacttcaaagggttgtaactttttttatatgcacatttgtactaaggtaagttaggttcaatcaaactatttttggtcccagaatatgtggttaaatttatgacctgtattttcgttacaccctgtatattatataatacctaatttaaaaaaaatattactttttaacattttttacgattatttttgaaatttcttattataactttttttcttgtacatgaatatactatctatatattgcgcaacaaagagggcttactttctgttctttaaaatggtgtatcatctatatttaaagacataatggaaaccgagtgattctttgatatttttttacctgtattatttaaaattttttcttttacaaaaattacataaacattagtcttaaaaaacatcactttagttaaaattatttaaacgttgacatttaaaaaattttcaaaatcaaagtccatctattcgttagcattagcttcaatatcttcctctgaaacctcagttatcttagagttcccacaattagtacccatgcacatgcaccctttgcagaatattgaacaactaattcctatcttcctacaaccgcagttttttgtacatcctttggtacatttacattctatttttcaagcaaagcttgtggtgcaggagctttgacagtatatattggaattaatccatattttgaagtttgcccggccgagtcaagtggatccaaagtattacctataaaaaataagatgcaatcataacacacaatcacatgaaaaagttatgatgaggaatttaaaaaataatcctaaaatcaaaaatcgttgcaagtacttattacaatttgaaaaagcatatctcattcaaaaataaccctagaattttttataatacaccattttaaagtaaacagactaagctttcttttttatgatataatataccttatagaaaaaaaagttataatgggaaatttaaaaaataatcttaaaaaatataaaaactcgttaaaagtataaagtcttgaaaaaggtaacctctttaaaagaagtcgtacaacattatacagtagaccatttttttaaaggtaattgatttctattcctcatacatgtaccattgcatatacctaaagttacgtagaaaaaagttacagaacaatatttgcgaaataacaaggaaaattgcccaaaat is from Diabrotica virgifera virgifera chromosome 9, PGI_DIABVI_V3a and encodes:
- the LOC114334814 gene encoding gustatory receptor 5a for trehalose-like, whose product is MYLYATSKPQADNLLLHSKIENNTLHSAMKLPLQIGQVFGLFPLYVGGATYESLKIKWCYWRMVYSILMLIGIFFITIITTYKNVPEHHDLLSLEGVIFFINATIQALLFFKLTFEWPDYVKEWNKVETRLSNMEAPGSLKQKLNSIAIAVLILATVEHYLVTAAVLKSSFAASASISEGIRYYFQSSYSAAFSLVKYNFWLGCLLEFINVQTTFLWNYIDVFIMLIGEALKFRLQQLNQRIRIYSKTEICNLQVWRTCRTNYLRIVALCQITNERISTLILLSFLVNLYFVLKQIFKSLTKFNDSIKKAYFYISFCLMVIRISCVIIFGSGIHDEWQETSQILQTVSSSAYNVELERFIKTVTTYELALSGKNFFSVRRQLILQIAGTIVTYELVIIQFYNEMLKNEM